The following proteins are encoded in a genomic region of Leptospiraceae bacterium:
- the rplV gene encoding 50S ribosomal protein L22 — protein sequence MEAKAVAKYVRVSARKARLVANEVRGYDYTEAVDILKFTQKRVADEILNVVNSAAANAVVADAKIDLTKVYIKKIYVEDGPIMKRFKARARGRASRIRKRLSHITVVLSN from the coding sequence ATGGAAGCTAAAGCTGTAGCAAAATATGTAAGAGTTTCTGCTAGAAAAGCAAGACTAGTGGCTAATGAAGTAAGAGGCTATGATTATACAGAAGCTGTGGATATTCTTAAGTTTACTCAAAAAAGAGTAGCGGATGAAATTCTAAACGTAGTTAATTCTGCGGCGGCTAATGCAGTAGTAGCCGATGCAAAGATTGATTTAACCAAGGTCTACATCAAGAAGATCTATGTAGAAGATGGACCAATCATGAAACGTTTTAAAGCAAGAGCTAGAGGCCGTGCTTCTAGAATCAGAAAGCGTTTGAGCCACATCACTGTAGTATTATCAAATTAA
- the rpmC gene encoding 50S ribosomal protein L29, whose protein sequence is MKLKLKDIKDADITTQLAEARKELRTHRFQYVVARSLENPMVIRNLRKKVARLLTVKREREIAAAKAAKK, encoded by the coding sequence ATGAAGTTAAAATTAAAAGACATTAAAGATGCTGATATAACTACACAGCTTGCGGAAGCTAGAAAGGAACTAAGAACTCATCGTTTTCAATATGTAGTGGCTCGTTCCCTTGAGAACCCAATGGTAATTAGAAATTTGCGTAAGAAAGTTGCAAGACTTCTGACTGTGAAAAGAGAAAGAGAAATAGCTGCTGCGAAGGCAGCTAAGAAATAA
- the rplP gene encoding 50S ribosomal protein L16, with protein sequence MLAPKRVKYRKWHIGRLKGKDEVANKVSFGEFGLMAITSGRITARQIEAARVSINRRVKRGGKLWIRIFPHTPVTKKPAETRMGKGKGNPEFWVSEVRPGRVLFEMSGIDEAAAKKALTLASYKLPIHTEFVKRTLI encoded by the coding sequence ATGTTAGCACCTAAAAGAGTAAAATATAGAAAGTGGCACATCGGTAGACTGAAAGGTAAAGATGAAGTAGCCAATAAAGTTTCCTTCGGAGAGTTTGGTCTTATGGCTATTACCTCTGGAAGAATTACAGCAAGACAAATAGAAGCTGCCCGTGTATCTATCAATAGAAGAGTAAAAAGAGGCGGAAAATTATGGATTAGGATTTTCCCTCATACTCCGGTTACCAAAAAACCAGCTGAGACTAGAATGGGTAAGGGAAAAGGAAATCCAGAATTCTGGGTATCTGAAGTTCGCCCAGGAAGAGTTTTATTTGAAATGAGTGGTATTGATGAAGCAGCGGCTAAGAAGGCTTTAACTCTTGCTTCTTACAAACTTCCCATTCATACTGAATTTGTGAAGAGGACTTTGATATGA
- the rpsC gene encoding 30S ribosomal protein S3, with translation MGQKVNPVGLRVGITRTWDSIWFAKEDYTKNLHEDIKIREFLQTKFKNSSLVKVVIERFPEKINVNLHTAKPGVVIGQKGQNIENVKTLLKPMSDKPININIIEVKKPETVAQAIAETIATQIEQRMPFRRVMKAELRRAMRGGVEGIKISISGRLNGADMARTESYKDGRIPLHTLRAKIDLGMKEALTTFGQIGIKVWTYAGDHISSSNEEVEDKYAVKRRTN, from the coding sequence ATGGGACAGAAAGTTAATCCAGTCGGCTTAAGGGTCGGTATTACAAGAACCTGGGATTCAATTTGGTTTGCGAAAGAAGACTATACCAAGAATCTACATGAAGATATTAAAATTAGAGAATTTCTACAAACTAAATTTAAGAATTCTTCGCTTGTGAAAGTTGTTATCGAAAGATTTCCAGAAAAAATCAACGTTAACCTACATACTGCAAAACCAGGCGTTGTAATTGGTCAAAAAGGACAAAACATTGAGAACGTGAAAACTCTTCTCAAGCCTATGTCTGACAAACCAATAAATATCAACATCATTGAAGTAAAAAAACCAGAGACTGTTGCGCAAGCAATCGCTGAGACAATCGCAACTCAAATTGAGCAACGTATGCCTTTCAGAAGAGTAATGAAAGCGGAACTCAGAAGAGCAATGAGAGGTGGAGTAGAAGGAATCAAGATTTCTATTTCTGGACGACTCAACGGTGCTGATATGGCAAGAACTGAAAGTTACAAAGATGGTCGTATCCCTCTTCATACTCTCCGTGCAAAGATTGATCTTGGCATGAAAGAAGCTCTTACAACTTTTGGTCAAATCGGTATTAAAGTTTGGACTTATGCAGGAGATCATATCTCCAGTTCCAATGAAGAAGTAGAAGATAAATACGCTGTTAAACGTAGAACTAATTAA
- the rplX gene encoding 50S ribosomal protein L24 — translation MANKLPYRGSEPTKFKKIKLKKDDEVICIGGADKGKKGKILSIDKRKDRIFVSGINKRKKYVRPTQENPQGGIIEIENSIHISNVMLYDSKKKKGARVGFEVKNGSKERTLKSKG, via the coding sequence ATGGCGAACAAATTACCTTATCGTGGCTCTGAGCCAACGAAGTTTAAGAAGATTAAACTAAAAAAAGACGATGAAGTTATCTGCATCGGTGGCGCAGATAAAGGCAAAAAAGGGAAAATCCTTTCTATTGATAAAAGAAAAGATCGTATCTTTGTAAGTGGTATTAATAAAAGAAAAAAATACGTTAGACCAACACAAGAAAACCCTCAAGGTGGAATCATTGAAATCGAAAATTCGATTCATATTTCCAACGTTATGCTCTATGATTCTAAAAAGAAAAAAGGGGCAAGAGTAGGTTTTGAAGTAAAGAATGGTTCTAAAGAAAGAACTCTTAAATCGAAAGGTTAA
- the infA gene encoding translation initiation factor IF-1: MPKEEAITVDGTVMEPLPNAMFRVELENGHKILAHISGKMRMHYIRILPGDKVTVELSPYDLTKGRITYRKK, from the coding sequence TTGCCAAAAGAAGAAGCAATAACAGTCGATGGAACAGTAATGGAACCACTTCCCAATGCTATGTTCCGAGTTGAGCTTGAAAACGGGCATAAAATATTGGCTCATATATCAGGAAAGATGAGAATGCATTATATTAGAATTCTGCCAGGGGATAAAGTTACGGTTGAGCTTTCGCCGTATGATTTAACCAAGGGCAGAATAACATATCGTAAAAAGTAG
- the secY gene encoding preprotein translocase subunit SecY, with the protein MLSVITNIFKIPELRAKILFTVFMLLLFRMGTHVTIPGINSLVVSGITSDSTDGLLGMVDLFAGGALLKFSIFALGIMPYISSSIIMQLVMVLIPQLQKLQKEGEEGRKKINQYTKFGTIILCVVQSLAVIYMAKNWSTGTGVNPARYPGLINPYVQSFFVPLGILTITTGTILLMWMGEQITEKGIGNGISLIIFAGIIGRMPEAFLQLFTTDKADPLPILILFVIFIFLIYFTIYLTQGTRKVPLQYGKQMVGRRMVQAKSQSIPFKVNGANVMPIIFASSLILFPQTIVQWLSSNSGQWAGWAVILDFFNPFSTIWYRSIFYYFCYTGLIIFFAYFYTAIQFNPQELAENLKKYGGFVPGIRPGTDTKVYIEKVLNRITLPGSIFLAMLALSPYIIIRFLDLGNNTGGGALVYTFGGTSLLIMVGVTLETLKQIEAQLLMRNYDGFMKKTKVKGR; encoded by the coding sequence ATGCTAAGTGTAATAACAAATATATTTAAAATCCCTGAGTTAAGAGCAAAGATTCTTTTTACGGTCTTTATGCTCCTACTCTTCCGTATGGGAACTCATGTTACTATTCCTGGAATTAATAGCTTGGTAGTTTCAGGAATTACTTCTGACTCCACTGATGGACTTTTGGGAATGGTAGATTTATTTGCAGGTGGGGCTTTGCTTAAGTTCTCCATTTTTGCTTTGGGAATTATGCCTTATATCTCTTCTTCCATTATTATGCAACTTGTTATGGTGCTTATTCCTCAATTGCAAAAGTTACAGAAAGAAGGGGAAGAAGGTCGCAAAAAGATTAACCAATATACAAAATTTGGAACTATTATTCTTTGCGTCGTTCAAAGCTTAGCAGTTATTTATATGGCAAAAAACTGGTCTACAGGAACAGGTGTGAATCCAGCCCGTTATCCTGGTTTGATTAATCCTTATGTTCAAAGTTTCTTTGTCCCCCTGGGAATTCTAACGATTACTACAGGAACGATTCTCTTAATGTGGATGGGTGAGCAAATCACTGAAAAAGGGATTGGAAATGGTATTTCCTTGATTATCTTTGCAGGTATCATTGGACGTATGCCAGAAGCATTCTTACAACTCTTTACTACTGACAAAGCTGATCCTTTACCAATCTTGATCTTATTTGTTATTTTCATATTCCTGATTTACTTTACTATTTATCTAACGCAAGGAACTAGAAAAGTTCCATTGCAGTATGGAAAGCAAATGGTTGGAAGAAGAATGGTTCAGGCAAAGAGCCAAAGTATCCCTTTCAAAGTAAATGGCGCTAACGTAATGCCAATCATCTTTGCATCTAGTTTGATTTTATTTCCTCAGACAATTGTTCAGTGGCTTTCCTCAAATAGTGGTCAATGGGCAGGATGGGCAGTTATTCTGGATTTCTTTAATCCGTTTTCAACTATCTGGTACCGCTCAATATTTTATTATTTCTGTTACACTGGCTTAATTATTTTCTTTGCATACTTCTATACAGCTATTCAATTCAACCCGCAAGAATTGGCTGAGAACTTAAAAAAATACGGTGGATTTGTTCCAGGTATTCGTCCAGGAACTGATACAAAAGTATACATTGAAAAAGTTTTAAATAGAATTACTCTACCTGGTTCCATTTTTCTAGCAATGCTAGCCTTGTCTCCTTACATTATCATTAGATTTTTGGACTTAGGAAACAACACTGGTGGCGGTGCTTTAGTATATACATTTGGTGGAACATCTTTGTTAATCATGGTTGGGGTAACCCTTGAGACTCTAAAGCAAATTGAAGCACAGTTGCTTATGAGAAATTACGATGGCTTTATGAAAAAAACTAAGGTTAAAGGTAGATAA
- the rplF gene encoding 50S ribosomal protein L6, translating into MSRVGKDIVTLPVKTEVKQAGDKIEVKGPLGTLSTPLYKGITMSVDGNVVKFARANEEKQTIALHGLVRALFNNCVKGVSTGWEKNLEIFGVGFRAQKKGSNLVMNLGFSHEVVFPEPQGIKIDVVDQLKIKITGVDRQLVGQVAANIRGFKEPEPYKGKGIKYANEYIKRKAGKTGKK; encoded by the coding sequence ATGTCTAGAGTAGGTAAAGATATAGTAACCCTCCCGGTTAAAACGGAAGTTAAGCAAGCGGGAGATAAGATCGAAGTAAAAGGTCCACTCGGAACTTTAAGCACTCCTTTATACAAAGGTATAACAATGAGTGTAGATGGAAATGTTGTTAAGTTTGCTCGTGCGAACGAAGAAAAACAAACAATAGCACTCCATGGACTGGTAAGAGCCTTATTTAATAATTGTGTAAAAGGTGTTTCTACTGGTTGGGAGAAAAACCTTGAAATCTTCGGAGTTGGTTTTAGAGCACAAAAGAAAGGTTCTAATTTAGTAATGAATCTAGGATTTTCTCATGAAGTTGTGTTTCCTGAGCCACAAGGAATTAAGATTGATGTAGTTGATCAGTTGAAAATTAAAATCACTGGTGTAGATAGACAACTCGTTGGTCAAGTTGCTGCAAATATTCGTGGATTTAAAGAGCCTGAGCCTTATAAGGGCAAAGGAATTAAATACGCTAACGAGTATATCAAGCGTAAAGCTGGAAAAACTGGTAAGAAATAA
- the rpsE gene encoding 30S ribosomal protein S5: protein MAYMDEEAKEFSEKVVKIDRVAKVVKGGRRFSFNALTVVGDSKNRIGIGFGKANEVPDAIRKSIESAKKNLFKINIIGHTIPHEVVGKFKSARVYLKPSSPGTGIIAGESVRSVVEKAGVQDILTKSYGSGNPLNIVKATFEALKKLETPVIAAKKRGIPLKKLFGQGEI, encoded by the coding sequence ATGGCATACATGGACGAAGAAGCAAAAGAGTTTAGCGAGAAAGTTGTTAAAATTGATCGCGTAGCAAAAGTTGTAAAGGGTGGTCGTAGATTTTCTTTCAACGCTTTAACTGTTGTAGGTGATTCAAAGAATAGAATTGGAATTGGATTCGGAAAAGCAAATGAAGTTCCGGATGCAATTCGTAAATCAATTGAATCTGCAAAAAAGAACCTTTTTAAAATCAATATTATCGGTCACACTATTCCTCACGAAGTAGTTGGAAAATTTAAATCTGCAAGGGTCTATCTTAAGCCTTCTTCTCCTGGAACTGGAATTATAGCCGGAGAATCTGTTCGTTCTGTAGTAGAAAAAGCAGGAGTGCAAGATATTCTTACAAAGTCTTATGGCTCTGGTAACCCTTTAAACATTGTGAAAGCAACATTTGAAGCGCTTAAAAAATTAGAAACTCCTGTTATTGCTGCTAAGAAGCGTGGAATACCTTTAAAGAAACTCTTTGGTCAAGGAGAGATCTAA
- the rpmD gene encoding 50S ribosomal protein L30, whose amino-acid sequence MDKIKITQVKSSIGTIPVHRKTLKALGLRKIGSSKVHSKSPAILGMLRSVNYLVNVEKA is encoded by the coding sequence ATGGATAAAATTAAAATTACTCAAGTTAAAAGTTCCATAGGAACTATACCAGTGCATCGCAAGACTTTAAAAGCACTTGGCTTAAGAAAAATTGGTAGCTCTAAAGTGCATAGCAAATCTCCTGCAATATTGGGAATGCTACGCTCTGTAAACTATTTAGTAAATGTGGAAAAGGCGTAA
- the rplW gene encoding 50S ribosomal protein L23 has translation MNLDSIIIAPIITEKSQASQEIGKEIGKRTVKYTFKVHPDANKVMIKEAVKKIFQVTPSSVNVIMYHGKMKKFRNFPSRRPHWKKAIVTFENGAVLEFGKGV, from the coding sequence ATGAATCTAGATAGCATAATCATTGCTCCTATCATCACTGAAAAATCCCAAGCTTCTCAAGAGATTGGAAAAGAAATCGGAAAAAGAACTGTGAAGTATACTTTCAAAGTTCATCCAGATGCTAATAAAGTAATGATAAAAGAAGCAGTTAAAAAAATCTTTCAGGTTACACCAAGCTCTGTGAATGTAATCATGTATCATGGCAAAATGAAAAAATTTAGAAATTTTCCTTCTAGAAGACCACATTGGAAAAAAGCAATCGTTACATTTGAAAACGGTGCCGTTCTAGAATTTGGTAAGGGAGTTTAA
- the rpsS gene encoding 30S ribosomal protein S19, whose translation MSRSLKKGPFIDDHLMRKITKMNSEGNKKPFKTWSRRSTVFPDMIGHTVMIHNGNKFIPVYINDNMVGHKLGEFAPTRTYRGHSGADKKVKK comes from the coding sequence ATGTCCAGAAGTCTTAAAAAAGGTCCTTTTATTGATGACCATTTAATGCGCAAGATTACCAAAATGAATTCGGAAGGAAATAAAAAACCTTTCAAAACTTGGTCAAGAAGAAGCACGGTATTCCCTGATATGATTGGGCATACAGTGATGATTCACAATGGGAATAAATTTATTCCAGTTTATATCAATGACAACATGGTTGGACATAAGTTAGGCGAATTTGCTCCAACTAGAACTTATCGTGGTCACTCCGGTGCCGATAAGAAGGTTAAAAAATAG
- the rplB gene encoding 50S ribosomal protein L2 codes for MGIRKFKPTTAATRYKSVLDFAEITVDRPHKPLTTTVKYFAGRGDGGKISVRRKGGRVKRKYRIIDFKRVKYGVPAVVKTLEYDPYRTSFIALISYKDGEFAYILAPEGLKVGDVIVSGENAEIKIGNSLPLDKIPPGTDVHNIELNRGKGAQMARTAGSFATVAAKDGDYVTLKLPSSEVRKIRKECYATIGIVGNKDHNLVSIGKAGRNRWLGKRPKVRGVVMNPVDHPHGGGEGKTSGGRHPVSPWGQPTKGYKTRRKARPSDKFIVQGRKRNRNRGN; via the coding sequence ATGGGTATCAGAAAATTTAAACCGACTACTGCGGCTACTCGTTATAAATCCGTTCTGGATTTTGCTGAGATAACTGTAGATAGACCACACAAGCCACTCACAACAACTGTTAAATACTTTGCAGGTCGTGGGGACGGTGGTAAAATATCCGTTAGACGCAAAGGTGGACGCGTTAAACGTAAATATAGAATTATTGATTTTAAAAGAGTTAAATACGGAGTTCCTGCTGTTGTAAAAACATTGGAATACGATCCATACAGAACTTCTTTCATTGCTCTCATTTCTTACAAAGACGGGGAATTCGCATATATCCTCGCTCCTGAAGGATTGAAAGTAGGTGATGTAATTGTTTCTGGTGAGAATGCTGAGATTAAAATTGGAAATTCTCTTCCACTCGATAAGATTCCTCCTGGAACAGATGTTCATAATATCGAACTCAATCGTGGAAAAGGAGCTCAAATGGCTCGCACTGCTGGATCTTTTGCAACTGTTGCAGCTAAAGACGGCGACTATGTTACTCTTAAACTTCCTTCTTCTGAAGTTCGTAAGATTCGTAAAGAATGCTACGCAACAATCGGAATCGTTGGAAATAAAGACCATAACTTAGTTTCGATTGGTAAAGCAGGAAGAAACAGATGGTTAGGAAAGAGACCAAAAGTGAGAGGGGTTGTAATGAACCCGGTCGATCACCCACATGGTGGTGGGGAAGGTAAAACTTCCGGTGGTAGACATCCTGTTAGCCCTTGGGGTCAACCTACAAAAGGTTATAAGACCAGAAGAAAAGCAAGACCTAGCGATAAGTTTATCGTGCAAGGTAGAAAAAGAAATAGGAATAGAGGAAATTAA
- the rplE gene encoding 50S ribosomal protein L5, which translates to MEQSRLKKKYNEEIKPNLLKKFNFKSPSQVPKIEKIVLNVGMGEGHSNPKALESALDTLAAISGQRAVKTVAKKSIAGFKLREKMNIGCMLTLRGEKMFEFLDRFINVALPRVRDFKGVNPKGFDGRGNYNLSIKEQIIFPEIQFDKVHSMHGMNITMVTSTKSDEEAYELLAGFGMPYRKK; encoded by the coding sequence ATGGAACAATCAAGATTAAAAAAGAAATACAACGAAGAAATTAAGCCTAATTTACTGAAAAAGTTTAATTTCAAATCTCCTTCTCAGGTTCCTAAGATCGAAAAGATCGTATTGAACGTGGGAATGGGAGAAGGGCACTCTAATCCTAAGGCATTAGAATCAGCACTAGATACTTTGGCTGCGATAAGTGGTCAAAGAGCAGTTAAGACTGTTGCTAAAAAGTCAATCGCTGGGTTCAAACTCAGAGAGAAGATGAATATTGGTTGCATGCTTACTCTTCGTGGGGAAAAAATGTTTGAATTTTTGGACAGGTTTATAAATGTGGCTTTACCGAGGGTTCGGGACTTCAAGGGTGTTAATCCGAAAGGTTTTGATGGTCGTGGGAACTACAATCTGAGCATTAAAGAGCAAATCATCTTTCCAGAGATTCAATTCGATAAGGTTCACAGTATGCATGGTATGAACATCACCATGGTAACAAGTACAAAATCTGATGAAGAGGCATACGAACTACTCGCTGGTTTCGGAATGCCTTATAGAAAAAAGTAG
- a CDS encoding type Z 30S ribosomal protein S14 codes for MAKTSIIARQNKKPKFKVRTYNRCALCGRPRAFIRRFGMCRICFRELASTAQIPGVTKSSW; via the coding sequence ATGGCTAAAACTTCCATTATAGCTCGGCAAAATAAAAAGCCAAAGTTTAAAGTTAGAACATACAATCGTTGTGCTCTATGCGGTAGACCTCGTGCTTTTATAAGAAGATTCGGAATGTGTAGAATTTGTTTTCGTGAGTTAGCTAGTACTGCTCAAATTCCAGGTGTGACTAAGTCATCTTGGTAG
- the rpsQ gene encoding 30S ribosomal protein S17: MEEKVEVKKRKTVTGKVVSTKMAKTVVMEIEFRQNHPMFKKITRKTSRLKVHDEKGECKEGDVIVAMETRPLSKQKRHTLLKVVERAK, from the coding sequence ATGGAAGAAAAAGTAGAAGTAAAAAAACGCAAAACAGTTACCGGCAAAGTAGTTAGCACTAAAATGGCTAAAACTGTTGTTATGGAAATTGAGTTTAGACAAAATCATCCTATGTTCAAGAAAATCACTAGAAAAACATCTCGTTTGAAAGTGCATGATGAAAAAGGGGAATGTAAAGAAGGCGATGTAATTGTAGCAATGGAAACTCGTCCATTATCTAAACAAAAAAGACACACACTTTTAAAAGTTGTAGAGAGAGCGAAATAA
- a CDS encoding 50S ribosomal protein L18 — protein sequence MINKQKHRPGQERRIERARFKLKQNGDRPRLVFNKTNRYLIAQVIDDTAGKTIAYAVSSEKSFPVQGYSKKNKQAATELGKLIAERAKSKGVSKVMLDRSGIIYHGKLAAFADSARKEGLEF from the coding sequence ATGATTAATAAACAAAAACATAGACCTGGTCAAGAAAGAAGAATCGAAAGAGCAAGATTTAAGTTAAAACAAAACGGGGACAGACCTCGTTTAGTTTTTAACAAAACAAATCGTTATTTAATTGCTCAAGTCATTGATGATACCGCAGGCAAAACAATTGCCTATGCTGTATCTTCTGAAAAGAGTTTTCCGGTGCAAGGCTATTCAAAAAAGAACAAGCAAGCAGCAACTGAGCTTGGAAAGTTAATAGCTGAAAGAGCAAAGAGCAAAGGTGTAAGCAAAGTAATGTTAGATAGATCTGGTATCATCTACCATGGTAAATTGGCTGCATTCGCGGATTCAGCAAGAAAAGAAGGATTGGAGTTTTAA
- the rplO gene encoding 50S ribosomal protein L15, with amino-acid sequence MSNQSKKSNRVKPSTAFGAARKTKKADANTANLIPLPKGAKKERKRIGQGPGSGMGKTSTRGQKGQKARASSMRRGFEGGQMPLHRRMPKRGFTNIFHVVFQPVNLGDLTRYNLSGSVTPEILEQKGLIKDAAGLIKVLGTGDLKSSVSIVADACSKSALEKLQKQGGTFTARVKAKPETAKN; translated from the coding sequence ATGTCTAATCAAAGTAAAAAAAGCAATCGTGTAAAACCTTCTACTGCCTTTGGTGCAGCTAGAAAAACTAAAAAAGCAGATGCAAATACTGCCAATTTAATTCCTTTACCAAAGGGAGCTAAGAAAGAACGCAAGAGAATTGGACAAGGTCCTGGTTCTGGAATGGGAAAAACTTCTACTCGTGGACAAAAGGGGCAAAAAGCTAGAGCTTCCAGCATGAGAAGAGGATTTGAAGGCGGTCAAATGCCTTTGCACAGACGTATGCCTAAAAGAGGTTTTACTAATATTTTTCATGTTGTATTCCAACCTGTAAATCTTGGTGATTTAACTAGATATAATCTATCTGGGTCTGTAACACCTGAAATTTTAGAGCAGAAAGGTCTTATTAAGGATGCTGCGGGATTGATTAAAGTATTAGGCACTGGAGATTTAAAGTCTTCTGTTTCTATTGTAGCTGATGCTTGTTCTAAATCGGCACTTGAGAAATTACAAAAGCAAGGTGGTACTTTCACTGCAAGAGTGAAGGCTAAACCGGAGACTGCTAAGAACTAA
- the rplN gene encoding 50S ribosomal protein L14 yields MIQMQTFLQVADNSGVKRVQCVKVLGGSKKRYATIGDEIIVAVKDSQPAYGLRDSIGKKVHTKAVQRAVVVRTRKEIRRPDGSYIRFDDNAVAIIDEKGNPKGTRIFGPVARELRDKKFMKIISLAPEVL; encoded by the coding sequence ATGATTCAAATGCAAACATTTTTACAGGTAGCTGATAACTCTGGAGTAAAGAGAGTTCAGTGCGTTAAGGTTCTTGGTGGATCTAAGAAACGTTATGCGACAATCGGTGATGAGATTATTGTAGCAGTAAAAGACTCTCAGCCTGCATACGGTTTAAGAGATTCTATAGGAAAGAAAGTTCATACAAAGGCTGTGCAAAGAGCTGTAGTTGTGAGAACCAGAAAAGAAATTAGAAGACCGGACGGAAGTTATATTCGTTTCGATGATAATGCAGTTGCTATTATCGACGAAAAAGGAAATCCAAAAGGAACTCGTATTTTTGGACCGGTAGCTCGTGAACTTAGAGACAAGAAGTTTATGAAAATTATTTCTCTAGCACCAGAGGTATTATAA
- a CDS encoding adenylate kinase, with product MKRLIFMGPPGAGKGTQAKIVCKEYNIPQVSTGDILRDSIKNSTEAGLRAKKFMDAGDLVPDEVVIQIIKDRLKDPDCKHGFLLDGFPRTIEQAKALDILLKELGLKLDAVVNLAVPDSELLARLLERAKIEGRADDNEETIKNRLTNYNNKTFPLLDYYKDHNLLKEINGSGKLDEITQMIKKELG from the coding sequence ATGAAACGACTAATTTTTATGGGTCCGCCGGGTGCAGGAAAAGGAACACAGGCTAAGATTGTGTGTAAAGAATACAATATTCCTCAAGTATCGACAGGTGATATTTTGAGAGATTCCATAAAAAATTCTACCGAAGCAGGTCTGCGTGCTAAAAAATTTATGGATGCAGGCGATTTAGTTCCAGATGAAGTCGTAATTCAAATTATTAAAGATAGATTAAAAGACCCCGATTGTAAACATGGTTTTTTATTGGATGGATTTCCTCGAACAATTGAGCAAGCGAAAGCATTGGATATTTTACTCAAGGAATTGGGTCTTAAATTGGATGCTGTAGTAAACTTAGCGGTTCCGGATTCCGAGTTATTAGCTCGTTTATTAGAGCGCGCCAAAATTGAAGGTCGTGCAGATGATAACGAAGAGACGATTAAAAATCGTCTGACAAATTACAATAACAAAACGTTTCCACTTTTAGATTATTATAAAGATCATAATCTTCTAAAAGAAATCAATGGATCTGGTAAGTTAGATGAGATTACTCAGATGATTAAAAAGGAATTAGGTTAA
- the rpsH gene encoding 30S ribosomal protein S8 — MSLSDPIADMLTRIRNAGSAKHPVCKVSGSKIKNSILAIMKEEGFITDFQETKVNNIPEYTVTLKYDDTRRPVIREIERVSKPGRRVYIQSEDIKPVKSNLGISIISTSKGIMSNKKAMKLKIGGEVICKVS; from the coding sequence ATGAGTTTATCAGATCCAATAGCAGATATGCTTACTAGAATCAGAAATGCAGGCAGTGCAAAACACCCTGTTTGCAAAGTTTCTGGCAGTAAGATTAAGAATTCAATCCTTGCCATCATGAAGGAAGAAGGTTTTATCACAGACTTTCAGGAAACAAAAGTCAATAACATTCCTGAATATACTGTTACCTTGAAATATGACGATACTCGCCGTCCAGTTATACGTGAAATCGAAAGAGTTTCTAAGCCTGGTAGACGTGTATATATCCAATCGGAAGATATTAAGCCTGTAAAGAGTAATCTTGGTATTTCGATTATTTCTACTTCCAAAGGGATTATGAGCAATAAGAAAGCTATGAAATTAAAAATTGGAGGAGAGGTTATTTGCAAGGTATCCTAA